In Candidatus Omnitrophota bacterium, a single genomic region encodes these proteins:
- the rplV gene encoding 50S ribosomal protein L22, whose translation MIATAHAKFLRISSMKVRQVIDAIRGKDIPTSLALLAQINKGGTSFVKKVLDSAVSNAKQKGLAEEQLYVSRITANHGGAWKRFRAASFGRAAPILRRTTHLTIELDLKTK comes from the coding sequence ATGATAGCCACAGCGCATGCAAAATTTTTGAGAATTTCGTCCATGAAGGTCCGTCAGGTCATTGATGCCATCCGCGGCAAAGATATTCCAACGAGCCTTGCCCTTTTGGCCCAGATCAACAAGGGCGGCACTTCTTTCGTGAAAAAGGTGTTGGATTCCGCGGTGAGCAATGCCAAACAAAAAGGTTTGGCTGAGGAACAGCTGTATGTTTCGAGGATCACGGCCAATCACGGCGGCGCCTGGAAGCGTTTCCGTGCCGCGTCTTTCGGCCGCGCCGCCCCGATCCTGCGCCGCACCACGCATTTGACGATCGAGCTGGACCTTAAAACAAAATAG
- the rpsS gene encoding 30S ribosomal protein S19, which translates to MSRSIKKGAYVEASLMRRFDKVIQSGQRQPIKTWSRRSTIIPNFVGYTFAVHDGRKHVPVFITENMVGLKLGEFVPTRTFRAHGGVKAKKAMQKK; encoded by the coding sequence ATGTCACGTTCCATTAAAAAAGGCGCGTATGTCGAAGCATCTTTGATGCGCCGTTTTGACAAAGTCATCCAGAGCGGCCAGCGCCAGCCGATCAAGACCTGGTCGCGCCGTTCCACCATCATCCCGAATTTCGTCGGGTACACGTTCGCGGTGCACGACGGCCGCAAGCATGTGCCGGTGTTCATCACCGAGAACATGGTGGGTTTGAAACTCGGCGAGTTCGTGCCGACCCGCACGTTCAGGGCCCATGGCGGGGTCAAGGCCAAGAAGGCGATGCAGAAGAAGTAG
- the rplB gene encoding 50S ribosomal protein L2, with protein MGLKRFKPTTNGVRHALINDFAEITRAKPEKSLLLPLKKTGGRNSYGRITSRHRGAGHKRMYRIIDFKRDRIDDPAEVLAIEYDPNRTVRIALIQYKSDKVKAYILAPLDLKAGETVVSTNDADVEMKAGNCMPLRKVPLGTGVHNIEIKPGKGGQMVRSAGACAQLIAREGAMAHVRLPSSEVRKVSVDCRATIGQLSNVENGSISIGKAGRSRWLGRRPQSRGVVMNPVDHPHGGGEGKAPQGNPHPVTPWGKPTKGFRTRKRRKYSDPFIVRRRAKGVR; from the coding sequence ATGGGACTCAAGAGATTTAAACCGACAACGAACGGCGTGCGCCACGCGCTCATCAACGATTTTGCCGAGATCACTAGGGCCAAGCCGGAAAAGTCCCTGTTGCTGCCTTTGAAGAAAACCGGCGGCCGCAACTCCTATGGCCGTATCACCTCGCGCCATCGCGGGGCCGGCCACAAGCGCATGTACCGCATCATTGATTTCAAGCGCGATCGCATTGACGACCCGGCTGAGGTCTTGGCCATTGAATACGACCCTAACCGCACCGTGCGCATCGCCCTGATCCAGTACAAGAGCGACAAGGTCAAGGCCTATATTTTAGCTCCGCTCGATCTGAAAGCGGGAGAGACGGTTGTCAGCACCAACGATGCCGACGTGGAAATGAAGGCCGGCAATTGCATGCCGTTAAGGAAGGTCCCCCTGGGAACAGGCGTGCACAATATCGAAATAAAGCCGGGCAAGGGCGGCCAAATGGTCCGTTCCGCCGGCGCCTGCGCCCAATTGATCGCGCGCGAAGGGGCCATGGCCCATGTGCGTTTGCCGTCCAGCGAAGTGCGCAAGGTGTCCGTGGACTGCCGTGCCACCATCGGACAGTTGAGCAACGTGGAAAACGGGTCGATCTCCATCGGCAAGGCCGGCCGCAGCCGCTGGCTGGGCCGCCGTCCGCAGTCGCGCGGCGTTGTCATGAACCCTGTGGACCACCCGCACGGCGGCGGTGAAGGCAAGGCGCCGCAAGGTAACCCGCATCCGGTCACCCCGTGGGGCAAACCGACCAAGGGCTTCAGGACGCGCAAGCGTCGTAAATATTCCGACCCGTTCATCGTCAGGAGAAGGGCAAAAGGGGTAAGATAA
- the rplW gene encoding 50S ribosomal protein L23, with amino-acid sequence MITAYDILKALVRTEKGTSLESQGKYCFRVTPEATKIDVKRAVEEIYKVKVGSVNTARVSGKLKRVRSRSGYTTGWKKAVVSLKEGQKIEAV; translated from the coding sequence ATGATCACCGCTTACGATATTTTAAAAGCGCTCGTGCGCACGGAAAAAGGAACGTCCCTGGAAAGCCAGGGCAAGTATTGTTTCCGCGTGACTCCCGAGGCGACCAAGATCGACGTCAAACGCGCGGTTGAGGAAATTTATAAGGTCAAGGTCGGATCCGTCAATACCGCCCGCGTGTCCGGCAAACTCAAGCGCGTGCGTTCCAGGAGCGGTTATACCACGGGTTGGAAAAAAGCGGTTGTGTCCCTGAAAGAGGGACAGAAGATCGAGGCTGTGTAA